The Coffea arabica cultivar ET-39 chromosome 10e, Coffea Arabica ET-39 HiFi, whole genome shotgun sequence region GTGGTAAGCATGGCCATGGTTCCCAGACCGTTGGATCTGGTTCTTCAAAGAGGTAGAATCAGAACCACACAATATAAGATAGTTCTAATTCTGATTCCAGAACCATCAATTCTGGTTCTTCAAACAGgtagaaccagaaccgcatagTTCTGATTTTGGTTCTTtatggttctggttctggtttCCGGTTTCGTATGATTGTatacaattttatttaattcctTATCCTTACCAATTTTAATACGAATATAACAATATgtttaaattttcaaataaaatgtaaaaaaataaatacaaaataaagatcatattttaattttattattattctacAAAGTAAGAAGTAATAAATagataatataaattttatgaaaagtacattacattgtcaaattaaaaaaaacattACACTATCAAATGGTTGCCATGTGTTGACTTTCTTGAGTTGGACAATCATCAAGTTGAAGATTCCATTTGAAGAAATattgcaaaaaaatatttttttgcttgcttgattttgaaGATGAGCTACTATCATCAAAACTTGTCATTTGAtagaaaataagcaaaaaaaaaaaattgtaagtaataatttaatactttCAAATTATAATGATAGATATTAGATGaatagaaagaattaaataattaataaaatatatagaaaGTCCATAAAATTTAAACTTTCTTAAAACCTATTAAAtacaactaatttttttttgaattatcttactacttatattaattatttttaacggTTCTAGAACCGACGGTTCTGATTCTGGTTCTATTTTTTAGAGAACCAGAACCGGAACCTTTATCCAAGGTTTTACTACAGTTCTGGTTCCATGATTTTGGTTTCGATTCTGGTCTGATTCCAATTTCCAAACGGTCCGGTTTCGATCCGGTTCACAATTCCAAATGGAACCATGGCCATGCCTAACTGGTGGTATCTTAGTCGTGTTGACTAGGTGGTGGTGGTGcagataaaatattaaattcctCACCTATTCTTTTTGGGCAAACACTTTCTtttcatgtttatttatttatttttgggtgAGGCTAGCTTTTGTAAGGGGTGTAATCACAATATAGAAACTAATTACCAACAAGTCTTAGTCCACCATAACTTCTTCCTTTAAATGGACAAGTAATATTCGGAACAACAAATTTGCACTTCTTAATTCTATAGCCCATTTATGGATGAAACTCTAAAAAGTGGTGTATTGCAAACACCATGCATGTGCTGTCTAAGATTTAAGGGCAAAAAACTCCAACGACTACTAAACTATTTTCTTGATAAACttttatccattcaatttttttttgatttaaaataGCCACTCAACTTGTAAATGTATATGTTAGTGGCCATTCCGTCCAAATTCAATGTTAATTCTAACGGATTGAGTTGCATGTGCATCATACATGCCAAAATCCTAAGTAACTTCGTCCAGGTAGAGGAgacaacaaaaaattttaaatatcaCTGAACTatacaaataatatatttttagccactcaattattttttatttgaagtTGGCCACTCGAGCTCAGCAAAAGTAATTTATTAGCAGTCTTCATTCAAATTTTGTCATTGAATCTACTATTTCTATTTAGTTTCAGGGTTTCTATAAGTAATTCAAAGAACTTCATTATATGATTTAAATACTTTGTCAAAACTTATAAATCAGAATCTATTAAGACAACTCTTATAGattctaaattttattttttgtactaTTGGAAAATCTAAAActctaaagaaaaagaaaaaacttaaaGAGATCAAAGTTTTGAATCAAGTGAAAAACAAAGATCTTAAGAGGAAATACCGATAGCTTTGCAACTATTATACCAATTCGCTAAATTGAATGGGTAATGTCAAACAAAAAATCTTTTAGTGGCCAAAAATGTACAACTTGAATAAATTAGtagtttttgacaaaaaaaaaaaaaagaatagattaGTAGTCAATTAAATTTGCTGCCCTATGATTGGTTGGGTGAAATCACCCTTGTTTTTTTGGCATGTGAATTACACATGGAACTCGTTTTATTAGCATTAACAGCAACATTTGAAGGAATGGCCATAAATATACTAATTTAAGAGTTCAGTGACCAtattaaaatactaaaaaaatacTAGAGTGACTGAAAACGTATCAGCGAAATAGTTTAGCATCCGCCAAAGGATTTTGCCCAACATTTGACCAACATCTAAAGATTCAGCAATTTGAATTAAACGACGCTCCAGAAGCAATCCTGGAAGAAAATTGAGACACGATAATCCCTAATGATATAACCACTAATGTACTTAACCAGCTTTCTGTTTTTTCGAATGTTTAGCTTTCAGAATAAAATCGTCATCGTCTGATCCACTTTCTGAGGACGAATCAGCAATCTTGCATTTCTTTGACTGTTTTGACACAACTTTGGAATCCGGTGTCCTCTTTTTCTGGGTTGAAACTGCAGATGTTGATGTTCTCTTCTTGATAGTAACAGAATCAGCTTTGCTCTTGACAGTACCAACAGCTTTCACAGGTGACTTGACCTTTTGTTGCGGagcctttttctgtttcttctcaAAAATCTTCTTCGCCGCCTCCTTTGGAAGCAGACCAGATTCCATCATCCTGGAATTACATAAATGATATAGAACAAGCCTATCAGTCATCCAAGTTTGATAGCAAAACCTTTTAATACGACTATCAGAACATCTGGGTTGGCCTCTTCCATGTACACCCATTCAATCAATCAAAGTTTTGACCACATGGTGGCTGGAAAGACACAGGTGGCTTAGCATATTGAACAATTACTGATACATAGAACATCTGTTAATTCTAGTGTAAATATGCATTCAGTTAAATCCGCTATAACTTTCACCTCCATATGATAAAATGCTAAACAACCCGCTTAAAGATTAAAGTACAATAAAGAGATTCAACTTTGCTTTTATCAGGTAATCAGAGATGGTGCCTAATCTCAAAAATGTGTCTAAGAAGCATGTTTGTGCAAGCACCAAGACATTCCTTGCTGATCATATTTCACACCAACATATTCCTAGTGTATCACATATCACACTTCAAGGCCAAAAACTTTCAAATGGTGGATACGTAATGATCGCATCCAAAACTCATCAATCTCTAATTAAACACAAAATTAAGAATACAACTCCCTCAAGTACAAACTATACGAAAGTAAGTCACTAACGCAGAAGTTTAATCCCTATACTGAGCATATCAGAAAACTGTACCTCTCATAAATGCATAGTAAAAATATGCATTTACAAGACATTAGTTCCTTCAACTTACCAGAACCTCCTCGGAATATCTAATATAAAGAGTGACCAATTGCTCTTAACTCCTAACAAACAAGagcattttcttgctcaaatttTTGCAATGATGAGATTTGCATCTTAGATTTCATGAAAACCAGGCATATACAAATAATGGGGGAACAGACATTGCACTACCTGAACAAATACTACAAAAGACAAAAAAGCAAGCAGCTTTGTCAATCTAAACAAGGTTGCACTACCCGGTAATATTGAGCAATATTTTTTCTGCTAAATGAACCCTGAGATATTTTATCTATTGGTGAACGCTAACCAAACAAGAAATCACTGCATGGCTGACTCAATAAACTTTTCCTAGATGGCCTATAACTCAACAAGCTGCTCACTTAATAAGGCTATTTGGATGGTGCATAAAAAATGCTCCATAATGCTGCTGATCCTCATGTCTAAACCATATCTAAATCATCATCATGCCTGACATTTTGCTAGTGGTCATTTTTAAATCCAAACTACAAAATCATCCTTCTGCATAATGTACAATTGCATCAAGCCATCGATTCACAAATTGTATAACAGAGTGTACACAAAAGGAGTCTCAAGCAGAGAGCGGAAAATATCAATCCACCAATCTTAGGTAGACCAACTTCATAATATAAAAATTATCACTTGAGTTTGCTGTAAAGAGCTCTGAAATCTTCCATGAACGATGCTATACTAAGTTGTCTCTCTTAGATAGCAAGAGATGGTTCATCAATTATTCCCAGACCATCCCAGTTTAAtttggccaaaaatgcaaggcaGAGCCACTATCAGGCAATTGTCATTACTGGAAATTTAACTTGTAATCTTGCCAGAAGATAAATGATTAAGCTTGGCTGGATTTAAAACAGAACTCTAAAAGCATATCGCCCTCTCCTTTCTTATCACAATTTACACATACTAGCTATATCTTTTTCCTTCTAGGTGTTAATTTAGAGACCAAGGAATAGAGGCAGTCTACACCAAACAGACAATTAAAGAGTTCATGACAATTCCTTTAGACCTGCATTAAGACAAGTAGAATCTCTAGCCATGACAGCTCTCCAGCTGCCATTCTTGAAGTTGCCGTTGCAATAAACACGACGGCCTAAATCTTTTTCGAACAAACTACTAACAatggtattaaaaaaaaaaagttacagaGAAGCTTTGAGGGGGGATATATCCATACCAGATTGCTGCCATTTCACTGTTTGGTACTTGCTCATATAAAGTCTCGTAGAAAATCCTCAATGGGTCTCTCTGCAAATGAAAAGATTATTTTGGTCAGTGCTacaaaatacaccaaaacaTACACgtattttcatataaaaaagaaaaaaaagtaccTCCTCAGGAGGGTCTCTCCTCTGACCAGGCAAATCAtaaactttcttttctcttttcttagcTGTTTGCTCAGTTTCTTTAGCCCCCTTCTTCTTTATCTCCTcctctttcttcctctttttctgCACCTTTGAACAAAATAACCCACGCTATTAGGAGGAAAAAAGATCGAGACAAAAAAGAACACCAACAAATATGTGCACTGAAAATCAACCTTATCAGAGGACTTGTTCGAGCTTTTCTTCGGAGGGCTCTGCTCAAAATCTTCATCTGCTTCCTCTTTCTTCACTCTCTTAGTTTCTTCTTTTCTGGCTTTGGCTTCTTTTTGGGTGGCATTGTTGGGCTTTTTCTTCTTAAGGGAATCCAAAGTTTCTTCATCTTCGTCTTTAACCCTCTCCTTCTTCACTGTTTTTGCATCCTCGGATGGCATTTTCGCCCaataattaatgcaagaggGATATTTTGCCGGTCAGCTTGATGCCTGAGAAGGGAATGCTTGACAAGGTGAAGCGAGGGGGCTTTCTTCTGGTTGGCTGGATTCCAAATTCAAGGACGGGAGCGCCCGGTTAATTCTTGTCATTTGTCTCGCGGGTCGGGTTGATTTGCAAGTCTTTAAACTGGAAATTAAGGCAGTCCAATAGGCCCATTAGTCTATGGTTCACCTCCTGGGCTGGATGAATGACATCATGGCAAGCACCGAAACCTCAACTTTCTTTCCGAGCAGTACTTGGGTATTCAAGTTGGTCTGAACAAGCAATTCTATGAGGATCGAAGTTCGATTTGGTTTTCCAATAGGCGCGACCTCGATGAAGCCTCACACCGAGTCCACACAAGCTTTTCTCCGTGGCCCAAATTTATGTAATTtgattcatttatttataaaattcaaatttttaacgagcaaaagaaaaaacttgGCTTTGATTATCCATCAAACCAAGTCAAAACGAGTTTGTTTGGAACCAAAGTTGAGTAAATTAGTACAAGTATGTACAAATTTCAGGTTTTGTATGTATCAAAAAATTGGACGTCGGCGAGACATTTCGCTTATAACCTATACAAGTCTCGATGATGAAATAAGGTAATACAATTTCGTTCAATTTGTGAGAAAGTATCTTGAATCAGCTCTTGCAAAAACAAAACGGACTCTAGCCAAGTTAAGAAAGTCATACGTTTGGCCCAAAACACGAGAATGATGAAATTGGGTGTCGTATTGCATGAGCGCCATATGTCATGTTCGAGGCATGGACACCATGCAATCGAAAGATTACTACTactattatatatttattttttttaaggattACTACTATTATTAATAAGGTTAAATGCATTAAACCTCTGTGAACTTTAACTCTAATTATACTTCATCCCATAAACTTCTTCAATAGGCACTTAATTCCTCCTTTCTGATTTCTTGGACAAAGGTGTCCTTaccatatttttcttttttttcccctccttCTTCACTCattcccttttttcctttttctttttcttttttattttttcttctctcatGTCATTGTTTACTTCCCCCTTTCCTATTAATATTATGAATTGTATGCTCaagttaatattttattttttcttctacTTATA contains the following coding sequences:
- the LOC113711142 gene encoding uncharacterized protein isoform X2, with product MPSEDAKTVKKERVKDEDEETLDSLKKKKPNNATQKEAKARKEETKRVKKEEADEDFEQSPPKKSSNKSSDKKKRKKEEEIKKKGAKETEQTAKKREKKVYDLPGQRRDPPEERDPLRIFYETLYEQVPNSEMAAIWMMESGLLPKEAAKKIFEKKQKKAPQQKVKSPVKAVGTVKSKADSVTIKKRTSTSAVSTQKKRTPDSKVVSKQSKKCKIADSSSESGSDDDDFILKAKHSKKQKAG
- the LOC113711142 gene encoding uncharacterized protein isoform X1, with protein sequence MPSEDAKTVKKERVKDEDEETLDSLKKKKPNNATQKEAKARKEETKRVKKEEADEDFEQSPPKKSSNKSSDKVQKKRKKEEEIKKKGAKETEQTAKKREKKVYDLPGQRRDPPEERDPLRIFYETLYEQVPNSEMAAIWMMESGLLPKEAAKKIFEKKQKKAPQQKVKSPVKAVGTVKSKADSVTIKKRTSTSAVSTQKKRTPDSKVVSKQSKKCKIADSSSESGSDDDDFILKAKHSKKQKAG